The following nucleotide sequence is from Prosthecobacter sp..
CGGATGGCCGTGGGGCATTTTGATTTGGATGCGGATGTACTTTTCGCCAGGCACGACGTTGTAGGACTTCATGTAGCTGTCGAGCACGTAGTGGACGTCGTTGGTGCCATTCACGAAGAAGATCGGCACGCGGCAGCGTGGGAGAAGACTGCCGGGATCGTATTCCTTCACCCATAGCGCCTTGCGGTCGCCGAGTTTGTCGATGCTTGGCTTCTGCACGGATTCGCCTTCGTGGAGGAAGCCGCAGCCGTAAACCGGCACGGCGGCTTTGAAGCGATCATCGAGCGAGGCGACGAGACAGGTCGTGTAGCCACCCCAACTGATGCCGGTGACGGCGGTGTGCTCTGCATCGACCTCGGGAAAGCTGCGCAGCAGCGTGTGGGCACGCATCACACTCGCTGCGGCATGGAAGGGCCAGTCGTCACTCGTGTCGCCACCGATGCTGTCGAATTTTTCGGGAGCACCGTGAGGCGGGCCGCCGTTGGGCAAACGCGTGCGGGTGCCGCGATGCCCGTTGCCGACTGCCATGCCGGTTTTGGCGTCGAACTCCACCTCAGGCGGGCGCGAGCCGTTCAAATCCATGGCGATGGCTGCGTAGCCGCGCTTCGCCCAGAGCTGCACCCATTCCGCGAAAGCCGTGCCACCGCCGCCATGAATGAGCACGACGCCGGGAAACTTCGTACCCGCTTTGGCTTCACCCAGCGTGATCGGCGAAGCGTAAAAGGCGAAGACCTCGGTTTCGCGGCCCTGATACTTCTCACCGGCATAGGTCAGCGAATGAATCGGCTGATCCTGTCGCACCCACTTCATCGCGGGCACGTTGTTCTTGAGCGCGTCGATATTCCAAGGGCCGACTTGTTCGGCGTGGAGTGATGTGGTGAGCAGAAAGACGGCGACAATGGATGTTAAGCGCATGACGGACGAAGAAACGCCGCCATGGGCTGAATTCAGCGCCTTTTTTCAACCGCGTGACAGAGCAAGGCCCTCGCCAAAACAAAACCGCC
It contains:
- a CDS encoding acetylxylan esterase; the encoded protein is MRLTSIVAVFLLTTSLHAEQVGPWNIDALKNNVPAMKWVRQDQPIHSLTYAGEKYQGRETEVFAFYASPITLGEAKAGTKFPGVVLIHGGGGTAFAEWVQLWAKRGYAAIAMDLNGSRPPEVEFDAKTGMAVGNGHRGTRTRLPNGGPPHGAPEKFDSIGGDTSDDWPFHAAASVMRAHTLLRSFPEVDAEHTAVTGISWGGYTTCLVASLDDRFKAAVPVYGCGFLHEGESVQKPSIDKLGDRKALWVKEYDPGSLLPRCRVPIFFVNGTNDVHYVLDSYMKSYNVVPGEKYIRIQIKMPHGHPPGWAPQEIGLFIDSKCRGGKPLPNPGTPVIKGDQFEVTCESATTLKKAELNYTSDTGLRSKREWKSIPAQINGNTITALKPPADANTWFITVTDERDAMVSTPVQFSP